A window of the Henckelia pumila isolate YLH828 chromosome 3, ASM3356847v2, whole genome shotgun sequence genome harbors these coding sequences:
- the LOC140888165 gene encoding ethylene-responsive transcription factor ERF024-like: MSWCNKDGSGAGSSAANIAGGAAASSGRHPVYRGVRRRKSNGKWVSEIREPRSPNRIWLGTFPTAEMAAVAYDVAALALKGKETELNFPDSSSSFPVPASLSPRDIQAAAASAAAAAGAALDAFGGGPGIHESPVLPRPDQNLGLMDDHFVDEDLIFDMPNVLENMAQGMMISPPRIGFGDDHEENMHENHEQDESLWSFPGFNK, from the coding sequence ATGTCGTGGTGTAATAAGGATGGAAGTGGAGCTGGGAGCAGTGCGGCGAATATTGCGGGCGGAGCTGCCGCATCTTCCGGCAGGCACCCGGTGTACCGCGGGGTGAGGCGGAGGAAGAGTAACGGGAAATGGGTTTCTGAAATAAGGGAGCCGAGGTCGCCGAATAGGATTTGGCTGGGGACATTTCCCACGGCTGAGATGGCGGCGGTTGCGTATGACGTGGCGGCGCTGGCTCTCAAGGGGAAGGAAACCGAGCTGAATTTCCCCGATTCGTCTTCTTCTTTCCCCGTCCCCGCTTCGCTGTCGCCACGGGACATTCAGGCGGCCGCTGCCAGTGCGGCGGCGGCGGCAGGGGCTGCGTTGGATGCATTTGGTGGAGGGCCGGGGATTCATGAAAGCCCGGTTCTTCCGCGGCCCGATCAAAACTTGGGATTAATGGATGATCATTTTGTGgatgaagatttgattttcGACATGCCTAATGTGTTGGAAAATATGGCTCAAGGGATGATGATAAGTCCTCCCCGCATCGGCTTTGGTGATGATCATGAAGAAAATATGCATGAAAATCATGAACAAGATGAAAGCCTTTGGAGTTTCCCTGGATTTAACAAGTAA